The Nocardia arthritidis genome has a window encoding:
- a CDS encoding PPOX class F420-dependent oxidoreductase, with product MPVVFDAEVRKILDGRNFATVATLDAHGAPHTSVVWILRDGDTVVFSTTAERLKARHLGRDPRVSLTVFDTANPYRSVDIRGVAELTDDTDREVQFLVSRKYLGTEPPPEPDTVRRMVVRIVPERVSGFVGGSGRG from the coding sequence ATGCCGGTGGTGTTCGACGCCGAGGTGCGGAAAATACTCGACGGAAGGAACTTCGCCACGGTCGCGACGCTGGACGCGCATGGCGCACCGCATACGTCGGTGGTGTGGATCCTGCGCGACGGTGACACCGTTGTCTTCTCCACGACGGCGGAGCGATTGAAGGCGCGTCATCTGGGTCGCGATCCGCGCGTGAGCCTGACCGTATTCGATACCGCGAATCCGTACCGCTCGGTGGATATTCGCGGCGTCGCCGAGCTGACCGACGACACGGACCGGGAGGTGCAGTTCCTGGTATCGCGGAAGTATCTCGGCACCGAACCGCCGCCCGAGCCGGACACCGTGCGACGGATGGTCGTGCGGATCGTTCCGGAGCGGGTCAGCGGGTTCGTCGGCGGGTCCGGGCGTGGGTGA
- a CDS encoding serine/threonine-protein kinase gives MTRQPRSGKENPGSDPAESNTQRQTPFGITDELEAMGLYGAKEIGRGGFGVVYRCIQRALDRVVAVKVLSEELEAESRERFLREEQAMGRLSGHPNIVDILQVDVTGSGLPFIVMPYCGRGSLEQLIREHGPLTWSDSLRAGVKLAGAIESAHRAGILHRDVKPANVLLTGYGEPQLTDFGIARIPGGFRTSNSLITGSPAFTAPEVLKGDDPTTRSDIYGLGATLFALLTGHAAFERQAGEKVVAQFLRITTQPVPDLREHDIPADVAAAIEYAMASDPDERPASAFEFGELLRAAQLEHDQVPDEMALLDPSAALEELDGPVEEGESTTLARPAVTARRSWPLNLSQAGGQTSAQSAPSSTTLPPTATTKFRPPTPAREPVPRPRLLDILRAGGRRRLAVIHAPAGFGKSTVAAQWRSELTERGIAVAWIGIAHDDDNEIWFLAHLIQAIRRVRPELGTGLEQVLEERPADAAAFVITTLIDEIHAAGSTVVVIVDDWHRVTDAGAHRAMAALLDNGCHHLRFVVTSREQSGLPTSRMRVHDELVEIGSAALRLTAAETRQILVEHNGFALTDAQVDQIHHATDGWPAAIQLVSLALRGNADPAQLIANLSEGTHGIREYLAENVLDTLEPRMLEFLMAISVTERVSGSLAAALSGDADAEQLLEQAEQRELFLRRIEHDPEWFRMQPLFAEHLRARLERAHPGRLKALHRKASRWYYEHQLLRKSVDHALAATDLKMALDLLESGGMDLIDRSRLATLLGTVSKLPMQQVASRSKLLMAVARANVNLQQSGAARNALGRLSNLLARGSASDADVRRQRSEAAVLAASDQIARDHTEGVAARIAEILEHPQDQSDWTVSTAANLTSFVRLCEFDFDGAREIQDWAAEYHARSKDPLGAVFGLCGMGAAAYEQLDIATATECFQRAWETAQTRSGPRSHAVRVAAALLGELSYRRGDLADADRLLDESHQLVTRVGPVDFLISSFVVGARVKAGLGDLYTAAARLDEGARIAHDNRLIRLDAHIRAERLRLGLSGGPTANGSEYDAAQVHSPRRISGAAALAAEAEEIAAIRGLLAEHRLGADDRAVRRARALHGRMHEQHRPEHNWTRYCCSPNASPPPAGSARPPASCCPPPPPAPNSAGPAPSWTPAPA, from the coding sequence ATGACTCGACAACCACGTTCGGGTAAGGAGAACCCCGGATCGGACCCGGCCGAATCGAATACCCAGCGTCAGACGCCCTTCGGCATCACCGATGAACTCGAGGCAATGGGGCTCTACGGCGCGAAGGAGATCGGCCGGGGCGGGTTCGGGGTGGTGTATCGCTGTATTCAGCGCGCCCTCGATCGAGTGGTCGCGGTCAAAGTGCTGTCCGAGGAGTTGGAGGCGGAGAGCCGCGAGCGCTTCCTGCGCGAGGAGCAGGCCATGGGCCGGTTGTCCGGCCATCCGAATATCGTGGACATTCTGCAGGTCGATGTCACCGGGTCCGGGCTGCCGTTCATCGTCATGCCGTATTGCGGGCGCGGTTCGCTCGAACAGCTCATCCGCGAGCACGGCCCGCTCACCTGGTCGGATTCGCTGCGGGCGGGGGTGAAGCTGGCGGGCGCGATCGAGAGCGCGCACCGGGCAGGCATCCTGCATCGCGATGTGAAACCGGCGAACGTCCTGCTCACCGGGTACGGCGAACCGCAGCTCACCGACTTCGGCATCGCCCGGATACCCGGCGGGTTCCGCACGTCGAACAGCCTGATCACCGGTTCGCCCGCATTCACCGCGCCCGAGGTGCTCAAGGGTGACGACCCGACCACCCGCTCCGATATATACGGGCTCGGCGCAACGCTGTTCGCCCTGTTGACCGGGCATGCCGCCTTCGAACGGCAAGCGGGGGAGAAGGTGGTGGCGCAGTTCTTGCGGATCACCACCCAGCCGGTGCCGGATCTGCGCGAGCACGATATTCCGGCGGACGTCGCCGCGGCGATCGAATACGCGATGGCCTCGGATCCGGACGAACGCCCCGCCTCCGCCTTCGAATTCGGCGAGCTGCTGCGGGCGGCGCAGCTCGAGCACGACCAGGTGCCCGACGAGATGGCGCTGCTCGACCCGTCCGCGGCGCTGGAGGAACTCGACGGCCCGGTCGAAGAGGGCGAGTCGACCACGCTGGCCCGGCCCGCGGTAACGGCCCGGCGCAGCTGGCCGCTGAACCTGAGTCAGGCGGGCGGGCAAACCAGTGCCCAATCCGCGCCTTCGTCGACGACGCTGCCGCCGACCGCGACCACCAAATTCCGGCCGCCGACCCCGGCCAGGGAACCGGTGCCGCGGCCGCGGTTGCTCGACATCCTGCGGGCGGGCGGGCGGCGCAGGCTCGCGGTGATCCACGCGCCGGCCGGATTCGGCAAGAGTACGGTGGCCGCGCAGTGGCGCAGTGAGCTCACCGAGCGCGGTATCGCGGTCGCGTGGATCGGGATCGCGCACGACGACGACAACGAGATCTGGTTTCTCGCACACCTGATCCAGGCGATCCGGCGCGTCCGGCCGGAGCTGGGGACCGGTTTGGAGCAGGTGTTGGAGGAGCGGCCCGCGGATGCGGCCGCCTTCGTCATCACCACGCTGATCGATGAGATACATGCCGCGGGTTCGACGGTTGTTGTGATCGTCGACGACTGGCACCGGGTCACCGATGCGGGCGCGCACCGGGCGATGGCGGCGTTGCTGGACAACGGATGTCACCACCTGCGCTTCGTGGTGACCAGCCGGGAGCAGTCCGGCCTGCCGACCAGCCGGATGCGAGTGCACGACGAACTGGTCGAAATCGGTTCGGCCGCACTGCGTCTCACTGCGGCGGAGACCAGGCAGATCCTGGTGGAGCACAACGGTTTCGCGCTGACCGACGCGCAGGTCGACCAGATACATCACGCGACCGACGGCTGGCCCGCCGCCATCCAGCTGGTGAGCCTGGCGCTGCGCGGCAATGCCGATCCGGCGCAGCTGATCGCGAACCTGTCGGAGGGTACCCACGGTATCCGCGAGTACCTGGCCGAAAACGTCTTGGACACATTGGAACCCAGGATGCTGGAGTTCTTGATGGCCATTTCGGTGACCGAGCGGGTCTCCGGATCGCTCGCCGCCGCGCTGTCCGGTGACGCCGATGCCGAGCAACTGTTGGAGCAGGCCGAACAGCGCGAATTGTTCCTGCGGCGCATCGAACACGATCCGGAGTGGTTCCGGATGCAGCCGCTGTTCGCCGAACATCTGCGCGCCCGGCTGGAACGGGCCCACCCTGGCCGGTTGAAGGCGTTGCACCGCAAGGCATCTCGCTGGTATTACGAGCATCAGCTGCTGCGCAAGTCGGTGGATCATGCGCTGGCCGCCACCGATCTGAAGATGGCGCTGGATCTGCTGGAGAGCGGCGGTATGGACCTCATCGACCGGTCCCGCCTCGCGACGCTGCTCGGCACCGTATCGAAACTGCCCATGCAGCAGGTGGCTTCGCGCTCGAAGCTTTTGATGGCGGTGGCCCGGGCCAATGTGAACCTGCAGCAGTCGGGTGCGGCGCGCAACGCGCTCGGCCGGTTGTCGAATCTGCTCGCGCGCGGTTCGGCGAGCGATGCCGATGTGCGGCGGCAGCGATCCGAGGCGGCGGTGCTCGCGGCGTCGGATCAGATCGCCAGGGATCACACCGAGGGCGTCGCCGCGCGGATCGCGGAAATCCTGGAACATCCGCAGGATCAGTCGGATTGGACCGTATCCACCGCGGCGAACCTGACCTCGTTCGTGCGACTGTGCGAATTCGACTTCGACGGCGCCCGCGAGATACAGGATTGGGCCGCGGAATACCATGCGCGCTCGAAGGATCCGCTCGGCGCGGTATTCGGGCTGTGCGGTATGGGCGCCGCCGCGTACGAGCAGCTCGATATCGCCACGGCCACCGAATGCTTCCAGCGGGCGTGGGAGACGGCGCAGACCAGATCGGGCCCGCGCTCGCACGCGGTGCGGGTGGCGGCTGCGCTGCTCGGCGAATTGAGTTACCGCCGTGGCGATCTCGCCGACGCCGACCGGCTGCTCGACGAAAGCCACCAGCTGGTGACCAGAGTGGGCCCAGTCGACTTCCTCATCTCCAGCTTCGTCGTCGGCGCCAGAGTGAAGGCGGGCCTCGGCGATTTGTACACGGCGGCGGCGCGGCTGGATGAGGGCGCGCGAATCGCCCACGACAACAGGCTGATTCGCCTCGACGCGCATATCAGGGCGGAGCGCCTGCGCCTCGGCTTATCCGGCGGCCCCACCGCGAATGGCTCGGAATACGATGCCGCGCAGGTACATTCGCCCCGCCGAATATCCGGCGCAGCGGCGCTCGCCGCCGAAGCGGAGGAAATCGCCGCGATCCGCGGCCTACTGGCCGAACACCGTCTCGGCGCCGACGATCGCGCGGTCCGCCGAGCCCGCGCCCTGCACGGCCGAATGCACGAACAGCACCGCCCCGAGCACAACTGGACGCGGTACTGCTGCTCGCCGAATGCCTCGCCGCCTCCGGCTGGGTCGGCGAGGCCACCGGCCTCCTGCTGCCCGCCGCCGCCACCTGCGCCAAACTCGGCTGGACCCGCCCCCTCCTGGACGCCGGCCCCGGCGTAG
- a CDS encoding class I SAM-dependent methyltransferase: MTTFKDRSDVFADLGTKLSIAEILETLIDGEVPIRISAYDGSATGPADSQYKLDIRTPRGINYLATAPGDLGLARAYIAGDMVADGVHPGDPYEMLRAMDSLKFRRPSALALVTIARSLGWERLKPVAPPPQETLPRWRRIALEGLRHSKTRDAEAIHHHYDVSNTFYEYVLGPSMTYTCACYGAEDWTLEQAQENKYRLVFDKLRLKPGDRLLDIGCGWGGMVRYAAKRGVKVIGATLSAEQADWAQKKIAEEGLSDLAEVRHSDYRDVPETDFDAVSSIGLTEHIGVHNYPFYFDYIKGKLRDGGLFLNHCITRPDNTRTTKAGDFIDRYVFPDGELIGSGRIISEIQNIGLEVLHEENLREHYALTLAEWCKNLVANWDACVEEVGEGTAKVWGLYMAGCRLGFQRNVVQLHQVLGVKLPEDGSWTVPLRPWWEA, encoded by the coding sequence ATGACCACGTTCAAGGACCGTTCCGACGTCTTTGCCGATCTCGGGACCAAGCTCAGCATTGCCGAGATCCTGGAGACCCTGATCGACGGCGAGGTCCCCATCCGGATCAGCGCATACGACGGAAGTGCGACCGGACCGGCGGATTCGCAGTACAAACTGGATATCCGCACCCCGCGCGGCATCAACTACCTCGCGACCGCACCCGGCGACCTCGGCTTGGCCCGCGCGTACATCGCGGGCGATATGGTGGCCGACGGGGTGCACCCCGGCGACCCGTACGAAATGCTGCGGGCCATGGACAGCCTGAAGTTCCGGCGTCCGTCCGCGCTGGCCCTGGTGACCATCGCGCGCTCGCTCGGCTGGGAGCGGCTCAAGCCGGTCGCCCCGCCGCCGCAGGAGACCCTGCCGCGCTGGCGCCGGATCGCGCTGGAGGGCCTGCGGCACTCCAAAACCCGCGACGCCGAGGCCATCCACCACCACTACGACGTCTCGAACACCTTCTACGAGTACGTCCTCGGCCCGTCCATGACATACACCTGCGCCTGTTACGGCGCCGAGGACTGGACGCTGGAGCAGGCACAGGAGAACAAGTACCGGCTCGTCTTCGACAAGCTACGCCTGAAGCCGGGCGACCGCCTGCTCGATATCGGCTGCGGTTGGGGCGGCATGGTGCGCTACGCGGCCAAGCGCGGCGTCAAGGTCATCGGTGCGACACTGTCCGCCGAACAGGCGGATTGGGCGCAGAAGAAGATCGCCGAAGAGGGACTGTCCGACCTCGCCGAGGTGCGGCACTCCGACTACCGCGACGTTCCGGAGACCGACTTCGACGCCGTCTCCTCGATCGGCTTGACCGAACACATCGGCGTACACAACTACCCGTTCTACTTCGACTACATCAAGGGCAAGCTGCGCGACGGCGGCCTGTTCCTGAACCACTGCATCACCCGCCCGGACAACACCCGCACCACCAAGGCGGGCGACTTCATCGACCGGTACGTCTTCCCGGACGGTGAGCTGATCGGATCCGGCCGCATCATCTCCGAAATCCAGAACATCGGACTCGAGGTGCTGCACGAGGAGAACCTGCGCGAACACTACGCGCTGACCCTCGCGGAATGGTGCAAGAACCTGGTCGCCAACTGGGATGCCTGCGTTGAGGAGGTCGGGGAGGGGACCGCGAAGGTTTGGGGGTTGTATATGGCTGGATGCCGACTTGGGTTCCAGCGCAATGTTGTTCAGCTGCATCAGGTGCTCGGGGTCAAGTTGCCGGAGGACGGTAGCTGGACGGTGCCGTTGCGCCCATGGTGGGAGGCGTGA
- a CDS encoding FAD-binding oxidoreductase — protein sequence MSLLGKAGPASAARESGYAAHRAGVDRLLASYRAIPAHANVRLAKKTSNLFRARAKNTAPGLDVSGLTKVISVDPVAQTADVAGMTTYEELVAATLPYGLAPLVVPQLKTITLGGAVTGLGIESTSFRNGLPHESVLEMDVLTGSGEILTVTPDGEYADLFRGFPNSYGTLGYTVRLKIQLERVQPYVALRHVRFHDLRELEATLARIVEEKTYDGEHVDYLDGVVFTADESYLTLGRQTDEAGPVSDYTGMDIYYRSIQHDGAEPKRDRLTIHDYLWRWDTDWFWCSRAFGTQNPKIRRLWPKRYRRSSFYWKIIALDHKYNLGDKLAARKGQPPQERVVQDIEVPVERTADFVEWFLREIPIEPLWLCPLRLRETKATGTTGRVWPLYPLEPNRTYVNVGFWSAVPKVPGQPEGAANRAIERTVTEFDGHKSLYSDAFYDKDEFAALYGGDTYSELKKRYDPDQRLLDLYSKAVQRK from the coding sequence TTGAGTCTGTTGGGGAAGGCCGGACCCGCATCGGCCGCACGCGAATCAGGATATGCCGCACACCGTGCCGGCGTTGACCGCCTGCTGGCGAGCTATCGCGCGATACCGGCGCATGCCAATGTGCGATTGGCGAAGAAGACCTCGAACCTGTTCCGTGCCAGAGCCAAGAACACCGCACCCGGCCTCGACGTCTCCGGGCTGACCAAGGTGATCTCGGTGGATCCGGTGGCACAGACCGCCGATGTCGCAGGCATGACCACCTATGAGGAGCTGGTCGCGGCCACCCTGCCGTACGGGCTGGCCCCGCTGGTGGTTCCGCAGCTGAAGACCATCACGCTCGGCGGCGCGGTGACCGGCCTCGGCATCGAATCCACCTCGTTCCGCAACGGCCTCCCACACGAGTCGGTGCTGGAAATGGACGTGCTGACCGGCTCGGGCGAAATACTCACCGTCACACCGGACGGCGAGTACGCCGACCTGTTCCGCGGCTTCCCGAACTCGTACGGCACCCTCGGTTACACGGTCCGGCTGAAGATCCAGCTGGAGCGTGTGCAGCCCTACGTCGCGCTGCGGCATGTGCGCTTCCACGATCTCCGCGAGCTGGAGGCCACGCTGGCCAGGATCGTCGAGGAGAAAACCTACGACGGCGAGCACGTCGACTACCTCGACGGCGTGGTGTTCACCGCCGACGAGAGCTACCTGACCCTCGGCCGCCAGACCGACGAGGCGGGCCCGGTCAGCGACTACACCGGTATGGACATCTACTACCGGTCCATCCAGCACGACGGCGCCGAACCCAAGCGCGACCGTCTCACCATCCACGACTACCTGTGGCGCTGGGATACCGACTGGTTCTGGTGCTCACGCGCCTTCGGCACGCAGAACCCGAAGATCCGCCGCCTCTGGCCCAAGCGCTACCGCCGCAGCAGCTTCTACTGGAAGATCATCGCGCTCGACCACAAATACAACCTCGGCGACAAGCTCGCCGCCAGGAAGGGTCAGCCACCGCAGGAACGGGTCGTGCAGGACATCGAGGTTCCGGTGGAGCGCACCGCCGACTTCGTCGAATGGTTCCTGCGCGAGATCCCGATCGAACCGCTCTGGCTGTGCCCGCTGCGTTTGCGGGAAACCAAGGCGACGGGAACAACCGGACGGGTTTGGCCCTTGTACCCGCTGGAGCCGAACCGAACCTATGTGAATGTCGGGTTCTGGTCGGCCGTCCCCAAGGTCCCCGGGCAGCCCGAAGGCGCGGCCAACCGCGCCATCGAACGCACGGTGACCGAGTTCGACGGGCACAAATCGCTGTACTCGGATGCCTTCTATGACAAGGATGAGTTCGCGGCGCTCTACGGCGGGGATACCTACAGCGAACTGAAGAAACGCTACGACCCGGACCAGCGCTTGCTGGACTTGTATTCGAAGGCGGTGCAACGCAAATGA
- a CDS encoding SRPBCC family protein, with protein MGQVSASSSIAISADPQRTLEAIADYETVRPRILSAHYRDYKVLEGGKGAGTVAEWVLQATEKRVRNIHAVVSVSDSIVTERDSNSTLVNTWTVTPDGAGSQVTLRTTWKGAGGVAGIFEGIFAPLGLKKIQAEVLANLQRELA; from the coding sequence GTGGGACAGGTCAGCGCCAGCAGTTCGATCGCCATCTCGGCGGATCCCCAGCGGACCCTGGAGGCTATCGCGGACTACGAGACGGTCCGCCCGCGCATCCTTTCCGCGCACTACCGCGACTACAAGGTGCTCGAGGGCGGTAAGGGCGCGGGCACCGTCGCCGAGTGGGTGTTGCAGGCCACCGAGAAGCGGGTCCGCAATATTCACGCCGTGGTTTCGGTGTCGGATTCCATTGTCACCGAGCGTGATTCGAATTCGACGCTGGTGAACACCTGGACCGTGACGCCGGACGGCGCCGGTTCGCAGGTCACCCTGCGCACCACTTGGAAGGGTGCGGGCGGGGTCGCGGGCATTTTCGAGGGGATCTTCGCGCCGCTGGGACTGAAGAAGATCCAGGCCGAGGTGTTGGCGAACCTGCAGCGCGAACTGGCCTGA
- a CDS encoding VOC family protein, whose translation MTLALGSITFDCADAAALADFWARLLNKSVDPDGNEHFATIGYGTGTTGLMFIQVPDKNPGKNVIHLDLQSADRQAEVQRAIALGAEHVGDFDEYGHRWTTLTDPEGNLFDIGEA comes from the coding sequence ATGACACTCGCACTCGGCAGCATCACCTTCGACTGCGCCGACGCCGCCGCGCTCGCCGACTTCTGGGCGCGACTGCTGAACAAATCGGTGGATCCGGACGGCAACGAGCACTTCGCCACCATCGGCTATGGAACGGGCACAACGGGTTTGATGTTCATCCAGGTGCCGGACAAGAACCCGGGTAAGAACGTCATCCACCTCGATCTGCAATCCGCCGACCGGCAGGCCGAGGTGCAACGCGCGATCGCCTTGGGCGCCGAGCACGTCGGCGATTTCGACGAGTACGGCCACCGATGGACCACCCTCACCGATCCCGAGGGCAACCTCTTCGATATCGGCGAGGCGTAA
- a CDS encoding MerR family transcriptional regulator: protein MTATVAIGEFARLTYLSVKTLRYYHDIELLEPVAIDASSGYRRYGIDQVAQAHLIRRLRELDMPVPEIKAMLAAPDPAARDATLRAHLERMEAELMRTRAVVASLRALLTPARPIAVEYRAAPAFSALTITETVDRDRIGDWCATSFDLLHRVVAAAGITPTDVDGCTYSMEFFENEIGEVVAFVPLPDGARIDPPARVAVREMPARHFAVALHEGGFDDFDLTYGALGSHVAEHATALAEPVRERYLISPIDTEDPGQYRTEVCWPIERP from the coding sequence ATGACAGCGACCGTAGCCATCGGGGAGTTCGCCCGGCTGACCTACCTCAGCGTGAAGACGCTGCGGTATTACCACGACATCGAACTGCTCGAACCCGTCGCGATCGACGCGAGTTCCGGCTACCGCCGCTACGGCATAGATCAGGTCGCACAGGCCCATCTGATCCGGCGGCTGCGCGAACTCGATATGCCGGTGCCCGAGATCAAGGCGATGCTCGCGGCGCCGGACCCGGCGGCGCGGGACGCGACCCTGCGCGCCCATCTGGAACGCATGGAGGCGGAGTTGATGCGCACCCGCGCGGTGGTCGCGTCATTACGTGCGCTGCTCACCCCTGCGCGCCCGATCGCGGTGGAATACCGTGCGGCGCCGGCGTTTTCGGCATTGACGATCACCGAGACGGTGGATCGGGACCGGATCGGCGACTGGTGCGCGACATCCTTCGACCTGCTGCACCGGGTGGTCGCCGCGGCGGGCATCACCCCGACGGACGTCGACGGCTGCACCTATTCGATGGAGTTCTTCGAGAACGAGATCGGCGAGGTGGTGGCCTTCGTCCCGCTCCCGGACGGTGCGCGCATCGATCCGCCCGCCCGCGTCGCCGTCCGTGAAATGCCCGCGCGCCATTTCGCGGTCGCGCTGCACGAGGGCGGCTTCGACGACTTCGACCTCACCTACGGGGCGTTGGGCAGCCATGTCGCCGAGCACGCCACCGCACTGGCCGAACCGGTGCGCGAGCGCTACCTCATCTCACCGATCGATACCGAGGATCCGGGCCAGTACCGCACCGAGGTCTGCTGGCCGATCGAACGCCCCTGA
- a CDS encoding YbaB/EbfC family nucleoid-associated protein, which translates to MQPGGQFDMQQLLAQAQQMQQAVLAAQAEIAAAEVEGQAGNGLVKVTIKATGEVVSLTIDPKVVDPEDVESLQDLVIGAINDAMANAQQVAADRLGPLAGGGLGGSLPGLPDF; encoded by the coding sequence GTGCAGCCCGGTGGTCAATTCGACATGCAGCAGTTACTCGCACAGGCACAGCAGATGCAGCAGGCGGTGCTCGCGGCGCAGGCCGAGATCGCGGCCGCCGAGGTGGAGGGGCAGGCGGGCAACGGTCTGGTCAAGGTGACCATCAAGGCGACGGGCGAGGTCGTCTCGCTCACCATCGACCCGAAGGTGGTCGACCCGGAGGATGTCGAAAGCCTGCAGGACCTGGTGATCGGCGCGATCAACGACGCGATGGCCAATGCGCAGCAGGTCGCCGCGGACCGGCTGGGACCGCTCGCGGGCGGTGGGCTCGGCGGTTCGCTGCCCGGCCTGCCCGACTTCTGA
- the recR gene encoding recombination mediator RecR, translated as MYEGPVQDLIDELGKLPGVGPKSAQRIAFHLLQVEPPDIDRLQAALQKVRDGVQFCVMCGTVSDGELCRICADPRRDRTMICVVEEPKDVQAIERTREFRGRYHVLGGALDPLSGVGPDQLRIRELLARIGNQQDGVDVTEVIIATDPNTEGEATATYLVRMLRDFPGLTVTRLASGLPMGGDLEFADELTLGRALSGRRAL; from the coding sequence TTGTACGAGGGTCCGGTTCAGGATCTGATCGATGAGCTGGGCAAGCTGCCCGGCGTCGGTCCGAAGAGCGCGCAGCGCATCGCCTTTCACCTATTGCAGGTGGAGCCCCCGGATATCGACCGGTTGCAGGCGGCCCTGCAGAAGGTACGCGACGGTGTGCAGTTCTGCGTGATGTGCGGCACCGTCTCCGACGGTGAGCTGTGCCGCATCTGCGCCGATCCACGTCGCGACCGCACCATGATCTGCGTGGTCGAGGAGCCGAAGGATGTGCAGGCCATCGAGCGCACCAGGGAGTTCCGTGGTCGCTACCACGTGCTCGGCGGTGCGCTCGACCCGCTGAGCGGGGTCGGGCCGGATCAGCTGCGGATCCGGGAGTTGTTGGCGCGCATCGGAAATCAGCAGGACGGTGTCGATGTCACCGAGGTGATCATCGCGACCGATCCGAATACCGAAGGTGAGGCCACCGCAACGTATCTGGTGCGCATGCTGCGAGATTTCCCCGGGCTCACGGTAACTCGGCTCGCGTCCGGATTGCCGATGGGCGGCGACCTGGAATTCGCGGACGAATTGACGCTCGGGCGTGCGCTTTCCGGGCGGCGGGCGCTCTGA
- a CDS encoding LysE family translocator — protein MSIEFLLTTLVIVATPGTGALFTLAAGLSRGARASIVAAFGCTLGVVPHMVAAITGLAALLNASAVAFQTLKYLGVAYLLYMAWNTFRDKGALTVPEEEADKPAPSAWQVITSAILVNVLNPKLTIFFFAFLPQFVPNGSANALRRMLELSAIFMLATFAVFAVYGVCAAAVRNHVISRPAVVTWMRRVFGASFIALAGRLALQNQ, from the coding sequence ATGAGCATCGAGTTCTTGCTGACCACGCTCGTCATCGTCGCGACCCCGGGCACCGGTGCGCTGTTCACGCTTGCGGCGGGGCTCTCGCGCGGCGCGCGGGCCAGCATTGTCGCCGCCTTCGGCTGCACCCTCGGCGTGGTGCCGCATATGGTCGCGGCCATCACCGGGCTGGCGGCACTGTTGAACGCCAGTGCCGTCGCATTTCAGACGCTGAAGTATCTCGGTGTCGCCTATCTGCTGTACATGGCGTGGAATACCTTCCGGGACAAGGGTGCACTGACGGTGCCCGAGGAGGAAGCCGATAAGCCCGCGCCGTCGGCGTGGCAGGTGATCACCTCGGCAATCCTGGTCAATGTGCTCAATCCGAAGCTGACCATCTTCTTCTTCGCGTTCCTGCCGCAGTTCGTGCCGAACGGTTCGGCGAACGCGCTGCGGCGCATGCTCGAGCTCAGCGCGATTTTCATGCTCGCGACGTTCGCGGTTTTCGCGGTGTACGGCGTATGCGCGGCGGCCGTTCGCAACCACGTCATCTCGCGGCCTGCGGTGGTGACCTGGATGCGCCGGGTCTTCGGCGCGTCCTTCATCGCGCTGGCCGGGCGCCTGGCGTTGCAGAATCAGTAA